One window from the genome of Streptomyces sp. WZ-12 encodes:
- a CDS encoding endonuclease/exonuclease/phosphatase family protein, translated as MIAVVSTVAALLTVPLAAAPARAVNGDGTSPFATYNMRGSDNGSRWRSEIAPLVRQIPVVALQEVGSGPPEPPEGDSIRSIRIGRTRPYNQPSSYQFSRWRVANGVDRYVYFMQTDPRRVGASGQDTWDGGRTNLATVSDTPADQVQVLDNPTYDPNPNAPNNHYRARPLLGLRFGNTWYWNTHARGDDDQQLLRTVRDFAARSDQRGRNWVLVGDFNINILNRTTDQARDQSLHLNADEPLLRTGEATYINGNTPSELDYAVTRGLPAGFTATRPRAGGSDHAEVHFARTPPPAQAPVPAHVFATVLATPTGNLLQENADRSIGIGAAHHDNNQTWRMYTTGAGAHFLRNNAMGDCVSLSPNVRRDASSAQVVAGRCDDPRAQWTITDPRPDPEWNEDNGGPQQWRNVTVPELCLTPSDKQVTATPCTKDAGQRWWDNAAALPKDWPTTAGNIRLESSWLGGRLRRTGSVPGTGVYTAPTPPKWWWIYWLFYERQDFGWNIQRISPDDNLVRIQSLDGRNQCLGARDEHATEQTDAVLRTCDDARGVDGAGQRWLTETYADGTIRYRNEATHLCLLAPDANHGNVSLYTCDDIPAERWNVVQP; from the coding sequence GTGATCGCCGTGGTCAGCACGGTGGCGGCTCTGCTGACCGTTCCGTTGGCCGCCGCGCCGGCGCGCGCGGTCAACGGTGACGGCACTTCACCGTTCGCCACGTACAACATGCGCGGATCCGACAACGGCTCCCGGTGGCGCTCGGAGATCGCACCGTTGGTGAGGCAGATCCCGGTGGTGGCGCTGCAGGAGGTCGGCTCCGGGCCACCCGAGCCGCCGGAAGGCGACAGCATCCGTTCGATACGGATCGGCAGGACCCGCCCCTACAACCAACCCAGTTCCTATCAGTTCAGCCGCTGGCGGGTCGCCAACGGCGTCGACCGTTATGTGTACTTCATGCAGACCGACCCCCGCAGGGTCGGCGCCAGCGGCCAGGACACTTGGGACGGTGGCCGGACCAACCTGGCGACCGTCAGCGACACCCCGGCCGACCAGGTCCAGGTGCTGGACAACCCCACCTACGACCCGAACCCGAACGCCCCGAACAACCACTACCGGGCACGCCCACTGCTCGGCCTGCGGTTCGGAAACACCTGGTACTGGAATACCCACGCCCGCGGCGACGACGACCAGCAACTTCTGCGCACGGTCCGCGACTTCGCCGCCCGGAGTGACCAGCGCGGCCGGAACTGGGTCCTGGTCGGCGACTTCAACATCAACATCCTCAACCGCACCACCGACCAGGCCCGCGACCAGTCGCTGCACCTGAACGCCGACGAGCCCCTGCTGCGCACCGGCGAAGCGACGTACATCAACGGCAACACGCCCAGCGAGTTGGACTACGCGGTCACGCGCGGCCTGCCCGCCGGCTTCACCGCGACCCGCCCGCGCGCTGGTGGATCCGACCACGCGGAGGTGCACTTCGCCCGCACACCACCGCCGGCCCAGGCACCCGTCCCGGCACACGTCTTCGCCACCGTGCTGGCCACGCCCACCGGCAACCTGCTCCAGGAGAACGCGGACCGCTCGATCGGGATCGGTGCCGCCCACCACGACAACAACCAGACCTGGCGCATGTACACCACCGGCGCGGGCGCCCACTTCCTGCGCAACAACGCCATGGGGGACTGCGTCTCCCTATCGCCCAACGTCCGTCGGGACGCCAGCTCCGCCCAGGTCGTCGCCGGTCGGTGTGACGACCCGAGGGCACAGTGGACGATCACCGACCCGCGGCCCGATCCGGAGTGGAACGAGGACAACGGGGGACCTCAGCAGTGGCGGAACGTGACTGTCCCCGAGCTCTGCCTGACCCCGTCCGACAAGCAGGTGACCGCGACACCGTGCACCAAGGACGCCGGCCAGCGTTGGTGGGACAACGCCGCCGCACTGCCCAAGGACTGGCCGACGACCGCCGGCAACATACGCCTGGAATCCTCCTGGCTCGGCGGCCGCCTACGCCGGACCGGCTCGGTTCCCGGCACCGGCGTCTACACCGCGCCCACTCCGCCCAAGTGGTGGTGGATCTACTGGCTGTTCTACGAGCGTCAGGACTTCGGCTGGAACATCCAGCGCATCAGCCCGGACGACAATCTGGTGCGGATCCAGAGCCTGGACGGCCGCAACCAGTGCCTGGGTGCCCGCGACGAGCACGCCACCGAGCAGACGGACGCCGTACTGCGGACCTGCGACGACGCGCGCGGCGTCGACGGGGCCGGCCAACGCTGGCTGACCGAGACCTACGCGGACGGCACCATCCGCTACCGCAACGAAGCCACCCACCTCTGTCTGCTGGCCCCCGACGCCAACCACGGCAACGTCAGCCTCTACACCTGCGACGACATCCCGGCCGAGCGCTGGAACGTGGTGCAACCCTGA
- a CDS encoding MFS transporter — MILRGHSELTAGAVLTALPAGFALTAACADRVLPRALSDRSRCAAGAVVCAAALATMLGSPLSLAWLTPLLALLGLGLGLFTPANNALIMGAIPPCSSGIGGGLVNMARGLGTALGVALVALALYLGGSYGNRWALFLLLIVSLLTAAAAWPTRAPELQPPIDESGQETSG; from the coding sequence GTGATCCTGCGCGGTCACAGCGAGTTGACCGCGGGGGCCGTGCTGACGGCTTTGCCGGCGGGCTTCGCGCTCACGGCGGCCTGCGCGGATCGGGTGCTGCCCAGGGCCCTGTCCGACCGCAGCCGCTGCGCGGCGGGAGCCGTCGTGTGTGCGGCGGCATTGGCGACCATGCTCGGCTCACCGCTGAGCCTGGCCTGGCTGACACCACTGCTGGCACTACTCGGCCTGGGACTGGGGCTGTTCACCCCGGCCAACAACGCCCTGATCATGGGAGCGATCCCCCCGTGCTCCTCCGGCATCGGAGGAGGGCTGGTGAACATGGCCCGCGGCTTGGGCACCGCCCTCGGCGTCGCCCTGGTAGCCCTCGCCCTCTACCTCGGCGGATCCTACGGCAACCGCTGGGCCCTCTTCCTGCTCCTGATCGTCTCCCTCCTCACCGCCGCGGCCGCCTGGCCGACCCGGGCACCAGAACTCCAACCCCCCATCGACGAGAGCGGGCAGGAGACTTCCGGCTGA
- a CDS encoding SDR family NAD(P)-dependent oxidoreductase has translation MTGADGRVALVTGASSGIGAATAGLLAARGMRVVVNYLRNTKAADEVVADIEAAGGQAMAVQADVREAAAVESMVEQVQAAWGGIDVLVHNALIPYAVKSFQDMTWEELGGKIDAEMHAAFAVTKAVLPAMSAQGWGRIVYISTGLSRRPRTGMIALGAAKAALEQFARYLAQELGPQGITVNIVAAGPVEDTRMGSALDEKTKQRQVALTPLGRLARPADVAQAVAFYAGEDNCFMTGTTAAVNGGMSMD, from the coding sequence GTGACCGGGGCAGACGGCCGGGTGGCACTGGTGACAGGGGCCAGCAGCGGAATCGGTGCGGCCACCGCGGGTCTCCTTGCCGCACGAGGGATGCGCGTGGTGGTCAACTATCTGCGCAACACCAAGGCGGCCGACGAGGTCGTGGCCGACATCGAGGCCGCAGGCGGGCAGGCCATGGCCGTGCAGGCCGACGTGCGCGAGGCAGCGGCCGTCGAGAGCATGGTCGAGCAGGTCCAGGCGGCGTGGGGCGGCATCGACGTGCTCGTGCACAACGCGCTGATCCCGTATGCGGTCAAGTCGTTCCAGGACATGACGTGGGAAGAACTGGGCGGCAAGATCGACGCCGAGATGCATGCGGCGTTCGCGGTCACCAAGGCCGTCCTGCCCGCCATGAGCGCACAGGGCTGGGGACGCATCGTCTACATCAGCACCGGCCTCAGCCGCCGGCCCCGGACGGGCATGATCGCGCTGGGCGCGGCCAAGGCCGCCCTGGAGCAGTTCGCCCGTTACCTCGCCCAGGAACTGGGCCCGCAGGGCATCACGGTCAACATCGTCGCAGCCGGCCCGGTGGAGGACACTCGCATGGGGTCCGCGCTTGATGAGAAGACCAAGCAACGGCAGGTGGCCCTCACCCCCTTGGGCCGCCTGGCACGCCCGGCCGACGTCGCCCAAGCGGTCGCCTTCTACGCCGGCGAGGACAACTGCTTCATGACCGGCACCACGGCCGCGGTCAACGGCGGAATGTCGATGGACTGA
- a CDS encoding ABC transporter substrate-binding protein: MYRIDLAYVGRGLHEELAAYIADQQDYYADEGVHVALRDGCTWDIERLRRCATIGLGRALLSRLTDGIPWVALDVNTDHPLFWFLARHGLTSLTDLAGKRLAVHAPHTPPGCFARIVLRKAGLDPDRDVDTVVRSPGDYGMDLRRLREGTIDAAYVGSTMAPEAVAAAHGWQVPAWVGDHFQIPTVGVAVDPTYIAPDDPAVQAVVRAHRRALQVIHDDPDTTVRYMRTFLGGQTEDEVRAHYETFIAPYFTTDGQADLAVGDSAITEVAAELGVPATVTAAEFYRTATA; the protein is encoded by the coding sequence ATGTACAGGATCGATCTCGCCTACGTCGGGCGGGGCCTGCACGAGGAACTGGCCGCCTACATCGCCGACCAGCAGGACTACTACGCCGACGAGGGCGTCCACGTCGCCCTGCGCGACGGCTGCACCTGGGACATCGAACGGCTGCGCCGCTGCGCCACCATCGGGCTCGGCCGGGCACTGCTCTCCCGCCTGACCGACGGCATCCCGTGGGTCGCCCTTGACGTCAACACCGACCACCCGCTGTTCTGGTTCCTGGCCCGCCACGGCCTGACCTCCCTGACCGACCTGGCCGGCAAACGACTGGCGGTACACGCCCCCCACACCCCACCCGGGTGCTTCGCCCGGATCGTGCTGCGCAAGGCCGGCCTCGACCCCGACCGCGACGTCGACACCGTCGTCCGCTCGCCCGGCGACTACGGCATGGACCTGCGCCGACTTCGCGAGGGCACGATCGACGCCGCCTACGTCGGCAGCACCATGGCGCCCGAGGCGGTCGCCGCCGCGCACGGCTGGCAAGTGCCGGCCTGGGTCGGCGACCACTTCCAGATCCCCACCGTGGGCGTGGCCGTCGACCCCACCTACATCGCCCCGGACGACCCAGCGGTCCAGGCCGTCGTGCGAGCCCACCGGCGCGCCCTGCAGGTGATCCACGACGACCCCGACACCACCGTGCGGTACATGCGGACGTTCCTCGGCGGACAGACCGAGGACGAAGTCCGGGCCCACTACGAGACGTTCATCGCGCCGTACTTCACCACCGACGGCCAAGCCGACCTCGCGGTCGGCGACAGCGCGATCACCGAGGTCGCCGCCGAACTCGGTGTCCCCGCCACCGTCACGGCAGCCGAGTTCTACCGCACCGCCACGGCCTAG
- a CDS encoding nuclear transport factor 2 family protein — protein MDADIRTRAAVEEHWRASERGDTEAEHAIYAADAILDYPQSGERFRGRATISAQRGGHPASRHFTVHRIVGGGDLWVSECVITYDGVPTYSVSIMEFAHGQVVHETQYFADAFGAPEWRTALAEPMPGRNVGRA, from the coding sequence ATGGATGCTGACATCCGTACCAGGGCCGCAGTCGAGGAACACTGGCGGGCGTCGGAGCGTGGGGATACCGAAGCCGAGCACGCCATCTACGCGGCGGACGCGATCCTCGACTATCCCCAGTCCGGTGAACGATTCCGGGGCCGCGCGACGATTTCGGCGCAACGCGGCGGACACCCTGCCAGTCGGCACTTCACCGTTCACCGGATCGTTGGCGGCGGGGATCTGTGGGTGAGCGAGTGCGTCATCACGTACGACGGGGTGCCCACCTATTCAGTGAGCATCATGGAATTCGCCCACGGGCAGGTGGTGCACGAGACGCAGTACTTCGCGGACGCCTTCGGTGCGCCTGAATGGCGAACGGCACTCGCTGAGCCGATGCCGGGCAGGAATGTCGGCAGGGCCTGA